From Deinococcus aestuarii, the proteins below share one genomic window:
- a CDS encoding IS3 family transposase → IEVFYNRQRRHSTLGYLTPLEFERQATAA, encoded by the coding sequence CATCGAGGTCTTCTACAACCGCCAGCGCCGCCATTCCACCCTGGGGTACTTGACGCCCCTGGAGTTCGAACGCCAAGCTACAGCCGCTTAA